From a region of the Bacillota bacterium genome:
- a CDS encoding Gfo/Idh/MocA family oxidoreductase has protein sequence MAVRIGFFGCGGIAGAHFNALSQIPEAQPVAFCDIDPSRAEAAAQRFGGKAYTDWKQMLDSEKLDALYVCVPPHAHVGAEEAAAERGIHLFVEKPVARTLEKAKAIEAAIAKSGVISSVGYHFRYMATTQKARELLEGKTVGMVIGWWMGGMPGVAWWRVMEQSGGQFVEQTTHIVDLARYLVGDIVEVYALMTNRKLHREVENYSVYDVGAVAVKFANGVIGAIHNTCLLNMGWRVGLEIVTPDLVVETDWGSVKATEPGKVTTYQLSSNPYLEENRVFIHAILTGDRSAIRSTYADAVKTLAVTLAANRSAETGQPETV, from the coding sequence ATGGCTGTTCGCATTGGCTTTTTCGGGTGTGGAGGTATTGCCGGCGCGCACTTCAACGCGCTTTCGCAAATACCCGAGGCACAACCGGTCGCTTTCTGTGATATCGACCCGTCTCGCGCCGAGGCGGCGGCGCAGCGATTTGGGGGAAAGGCTTATACCGACTGGAAACAGATGCTGGATAGTGAGAAACTGGACGCGCTGTATGTGTGTGTGCCACCCCACGCACACGTCGGAGCAGAGGAGGCTGCCGCCGAGCGCGGCATCCACCTGTTTGTCGAGAAACCCGTTGCCAGAACTCTGGAAAAGGCAAAAGCGATTGAAGCGGCGATTGCCAAATCGGGCGTCATCAGCAGCGTGGGCTACCACTTCCGCTACATGGCAACCACCCAGAAAGCACGCGAGCTGTTGGAAGGCAAAACGGTTGGCATGGTCATCGGCTGGTGGATGGGCGGGATGCCCGGCGTGGCGTGGTGGCGGGTCATGGAGCAGTCTGGCGGACAGTTCGTGGAGCAGACCACGCACATCGTCGACCTTGCCCGCTATCTCGTGGGCGACATTGTGGAAGTGTACGCGCTGATGACCAACCGCAAGCTGCACAGGGAGGTAGAAAACTACAGCGTGTATGACGTGGGGGCGGTGGCGGTGAAGTTCGCGAACGGTGTCATCGGCGCGATCCACAACACCTGCCTGCTGAACATGGGCTGGCGCGTGGGGCTGGAAATTGTAACCCCTGACCTGGTGGTGGAAACCGACTGGGGCAGCGTGAAAGCCACTGAGCCGGGCAAGGTGACCACCTATCAGCTGAGCAGTAACCCCTACTTGGAAGAGAACAGGGTATTTATTCACGCCATTCTCACCGGCGACCGTTCGGCAATCCGCAGCACCTATGCCGACGCGGTGAAGACTCTTGCCGTCACGCTGGCGGCGAATCGCTCCGCAGAGACCGGACAACCCGAGACCGTTTAG